The following are from one region of the Thermoproteus uzoniensis 768-20 genome:
- a CDS encoding ATPase domain-containing protein gives MASPGVVSYEPPKMADNLFYETTPTGIEGLDQLLGGGFIRGRTYLISGETGTGKTLISLTFLLQGALKFGEPGIYVSVDETYEQLVMGAKRFGWDLEELRAKGLIEVLVPEMDLIERLREKDPTAIAKSLIASLRDYVVALNAQRLVIDPIAPLVTLDKDIQVLREYIRVLVMGIEREIGTTNIVTTEIPSGSTAISRYGVEEFLATGVLVTGIARTREGNFKRVLFIRKMRWSPVQPGLYEFEIVPKEGVVVKSQVKEPLLPVTFLPFVP, from the coding sequence ATGGCCTCGCCTGGCGTAGTTTCATACGAGCCTCCCAAGATGGCCGACAACTTGTTCTACGAGACGACGCCGACAGGCATAGAGGGGCTGGACCAGCTCCTGGGAGGCGGCTTCATAAGAGGGCGCACCTACCTCATATCCGGCGAGACCGGCACGGGCAAGACCCTCATATCGCTCACGTTTCTGCTACAAGGGGCTTTGAAGTTCGGCGAGCCGGGGATATACGTCTCGGTGGACGAGACCTACGAGCAGTTGGTGATGGGCGCCAAGAGGTTCGGTTGGGATCTGGAGGAGCTTAGGGCAAAGGGCCTCATAGAGGTGCTCGTGCCAGAGATGGACCTCATCGAGCGTCTGAGGGAGAAGGACCCCACGGCCATAGCCAAATCCCTCATCGCCTCGTTGAGGGACTACGTGGTGGCGCTCAACGCGCAGAGGCTGGTCATAGATCCAATAGCGCCCTTAGTCACTCTAGACAAAGATATACAGGTACTCCGCGAGTACATACGCGTGTTGGTGATGGGCATCGAGAGGGAGATAGGCACGACTAACATAGTCACCACCGAGATTCCCAGCGGATCCACTGCGATAAGCCGCTACGGCGTCGAGGAGTTCCTCGCCACGGGAGTCCTCGTGACGGGAATAGCGAGGACCCGCGAGGGCAATTTCAAGCGCGTGTTGTTCATTAGGAAGATGCGCTGGTCGCCCGTCCAGCCGGGCCTCTACGAGTTCGAGATAGTGCCCAAGGAGGGCGTCGTGGTGAAGTCGCAGGTAAAGGAGCCTCTGTTGCCCGTGACGTTCCTGCCCTTCGTGCCTTAG
- a CDS encoding DNA polymerase sliding clamp: MSLVARALFPKGKEPRYAFEALISMLPEITLSFTTDGISIKALDPSKVALLQLDFTAGGLEEYSVDHDVKIGLILSSVKEALKRVGAAEKLEIGVDEERKRFVMMVYPKKGREAGISRRFSFPIVQLAEEEVPEINIEYEASFEMDSAAFDDMMALAESVSDAVAIQVSQDSVVFSAEGEGGREAVSEFGRDSESLYDVNAQGTVKAKYSVELIRNVSGKLKGISKRVKAELGDAKPLKLTYEFATGTFTMILAPRAD; encoded by the coding sequence ATGAGCCTAGTTGCCCGCGCTCTTTTCCCCAAAGGCAAGGAGCCCCGCTATGCCTTCGAGGCGTTAATCTCGATGTTGCCTGAGATTACTCTGAGCTTCACGACGGACGGCATATCCATAAAGGCGCTCGATCCCAGCAAGGTTGCGCTATTACAGCTGGACTTCACGGCGGGCGGCCTCGAGGAGTACTCGGTCGACCACGACGTGAAGATAGGCCTAATACTGTCCTCGGTGAAGGAGGCGCTGAAGCGCGTCGGCGCCGCGGAGAAGCTGGAGATAGGCGTGGACGAGGAGAGGAAGCGGTTCGTCATGATGGTATACCCCAAGAAGGGGCGCGAGGCTGGCATATCGCGGAGGTTTTCGTTTCCGATAGTCCAGTTGGCCGAGGAGGAGGTCCCCGAGATAAATATAGAGTACGAGGCCTCGTTCGAGATGGACTCGGCCGCTTTCGACGACATGATGGCGTTGGCCGAAAGCGTCTCCGACGCGGTGGCCATACAAGTATCCCAGGACTCTGTAGTGTTCAGCGCGGAGGGCGAGGGGGGTAGAGAGGCCGTCAGTGAGTTCGGCCGCGACAGCGAGTCTTTGTACGACGTAAACGCGCAGGGGACGGTGAAGGCGAAGTACTCGGTGGAGCTTATCAGAAACGTGTCGGGGAAGCTCAAGGGCATTAGCAAAAGAGTTAAGGCAGAGCTCGGCGACGCCAAGCCTCTGAAGCTCACCTACGAGTTCGCAACCGGCACCTTCACGATGATACTGGCCCCCCGCGCCGACTGA